The genomic interval GATGCAACGCTCCGGATGGTCTTCAAGCAGCGCCAACCGTGGAACTGGGGTCGCGCCTACGCGCTCTACCTCTATCGCGAAGCGTTGCGCCTCACCGTCGTGTTGCATGGCCACAAGCTGCCCTCTCTGCCAACGTGAGTGAGACAGTTCGTACCCAGCAGTTTAGTGTGCAGGGCGACCCAGGCAGGGACGATGAATCCGGTGGTGAAAGAGGCTCGGGTTGGGGAGACCGAGGTGGTGGAGAAGGCAAAGCGTCGTCGCTTCAGCGCGGAGGACAAGCGGCGCATCCTCGAGGAAGCGGACCGGTGCACGAAGCCCGGAGAGGTGGGCGCACTTCTGCGCCGTGAGGGGCTGTACTCCTCACTGTTGAGCGTGTGGCGACGTCAACGCGAGGCCGGAGGACAGGCCGCCCTGGAGCCAGTCAAGCGAGGCCCCCCGGCGAAGGTGCCCGCGCCCGGGGTCCGGAGAATCGCCGAGTTGGAGAAGGAGTTGGCGCGTGCCCAGGCGAAACTCAAACGCGCCGAGGCCCTGTTGGACCTCCAAAAAAAAGTATCGGAAATCCTGGGAGTGGAACTGCCCAAGCCAGACGAGGAGCCCTGATGGCGGCGGCACGAGAGGCCGTGGGAGAGCTGGGAGTCTTTCCGGTGTGCCAGGTGATGGGCCTGTCGCGAGCCACCTTCTACCGGAGCCTGCGGCCGACGCAGGGGGCGGCCCGTGGACGTCGCCAGCCAAGGGCCTTGTCCGCCGAGCAGCGGGCCGAGGTGCTCCGCGTACTGCACGAGCCGAGATTCGCGGATGCGGCGCCCGCGGAAGTCTACGCGCAACTGCTCGATGAAGGGCGCTACCTGTGCTCGGAGCGGACGCTGTACCGGGTGCTGGCCGAGAACCAGGAGGTACGAGAGCGCCGCAACCAAC from Myxococcus stipitatus carries:
- a CDS encoding IS3 family transposase (programmed frameshift), which gives rise to MNPVVKEARVGETEVVEKAKRRRFSAEDKRRILEEADRCTKPGEVGALLRREGLYSSLLSVWRRQREAGGQAALEPVKRGPPAKVPAPGVRRIAELEKELARAQAKLKRAEALLDLQKKVFGNPGSGTAQARRGALMAAAREAVGELGVFPVCQVMGLSRATFYRSLRPTQGAARGRRQPRALSAEQRAEVLRVLHEPRFADAAPAEVYAQLLDEGRYLCSERTLYRVLAENQEVRERRNQLRHPNHPVPQVHATKPNELWSWDISKLHGPGKWTYFYLYVVLDVYSRAVVGWMVAHRESAALAQKLLAQTCERQGIQPGQLTIHADRGSSMTSKPVALLMADLGVTKTHSRPHVSNDNPFSEAHFKTLKYRPDFPRVFGCLQDARGFCADFFRWYNEEHHHSGLGLLTPHDVHHGLAHARLSARAVVLEAAFAAHPERFPHGLPKPQALPNAVWINNPAHLPNSKAAAH